The following proteins are co-located in the Pseudoalteromonas sp. N1230-9 genome:
- a CDS encoding response regulator, with translation MDTQLSILIVDDVGTVRSFLSQTLMHLGIDNVREASTAAQCLSACKEKEFNIIFLDIELPDGDGKEIISQINEISPEANVVMVSAHSTVENVKEAIEKGAKGFVVKPFTPKKIAAMLKKFYPDLEIV, from the coding sequence ATGGATACGCAGCTTTCAATTTTAATTGTGGACGATGTGGGGACTGTCCGCAGTTTTTTAAGTCAAACGCTAATGCACTTAGGAATTGACAATGTGCGAGAGGCTTCAACAGCTGCACAGTGCTTGAGTGCATGCAAAGAAAAAGAGTTCAATATTATCTTCTTAGATATAGAGCTACCCGATGGTGATGGTAAGGAGATTATTTCACAAATTAATGAAATATCGCCTGAAGCGAATGTAGTGATGGTGTCAGCTCATTCTACTGTTGAAAATGTAAAAGAAGCAATTGAGAAAGGCGCTAAGGGTTTTGTTGTTAAGCCATTCACACCTAAAAAGATTGCGGCTATGTTGAAAAAATTCTACCCAGATCTAGAAATTGTTTAG